One window from the genome of Chloroflexota bacterium encodes:
- a CDS encoding amidohydrolase, with product MTNYQVISADSHVIEPPNVWKDYMEPAYKARAPHVVREGEFDVWKCEGTVLGPVAAYAGAGKPSDKLKSHGTYEKDAPKGSYDPKARLDEMAVDAVQAEVLYPSVALRMFGIPEPDFQAACFRAYNSWIADFCKPYPNIFKGIGILSTDDIEAAAGEVRRSKKLGLSGVSISVSPEGRPYSDPTFDPLWSAAEECDMPISLHILTERKHKQRMGEDFLSGQVTESVMVQDALARMIFSGVFLKYPKLKIVSAENDIGWAGYFLERADYLHDRRQVFHKMGIPRDMLPSHFFHKHVFLTFMRDRSGIMLRSIIGVENLMWASDYPHLDSTWPNSMKLIERIFAGVPEGERRKIIAENAANLYRYA from the coding sequence ATGACCAACTACCAGGTGATCTCCGCCGATTCCCACGTCATCGAGCCTCCGAACGTCTGGAAGGACTACATGGAGCCGGCCTACAAGGCCCGCGCCCCCCATGTGGTGCGCGAAGGCGAGTTCGACGTGTGGAAATGCGAAGGGACGGTCCTAGGCCCGGTGGCCGCCTACGCAGGCGCCGGGAAACCCAGCGATAAGCTGAAGAGCCACGGCACCTATGAGAAGGACGCCCCCAAAGGCAGCTACGACCCCAAGGCACGCCTGGACGAGATGGCGGTGGACGCCGTGCAGGCGGAGGTTCTCTACCCCTCCGTGGCCTTGCGCATGTTCGGCATCCCGGAGCCGGACTTCCAAGCGGCCTGCTTCCGCGCCTATAACTCCTGGATCGCCGATTTCTGCAAGCCCTACCCCAACATCTTCAAGGGCATCGGCATCCTCTCCACAGACGACATCGAAGCCGCAGCGGGCGAAGTGCGCCGGTCCAAAAAGCTGGGCCTCTCCGGCGTCTCCATCTCGGTGAGCCCCGAAGGGCGGCCTTACAGCGACCCGACCTTCGATCCGCTGTGGAGCGCGGCTGAAGAGTGCGATATGCCTATTAGCCTCCACATCCTCACGGAGCGCAAGCACAAGCAGCGCATGGGCGAAGACTTCCTCTCCGGCCAGGTGACGGAGAGCGTGATGGTCCAGGACGCCTTGGCGCGCATGATCTTCTCCGGCGTCTTCCTCAAGTATCCCAAGCTCAAGATCGTCTCCGCGGAGAACGATATCGGCTGGGCGGGCTATTTCCTGGAGCGGGCCGATTACCTCCACGACCGCCGCCAGGTCTTCCACAAGATGGGCATCCCGCGCGATATGCTGCCGAGCCACTTCTTCCACAAGCACGTCTTCCTCACTTTCATGCGCGATCGCTCCGGCATCATGCTGCGCAGCATCATCGGCGTGGAGAACCTCATGTGGGCCTCCGATTACCCGCACCTGGACAGCACGTGGCCCAACTCCATGAAGTTGATCGAGCGCATCTTCGCCGGCGTGCCCGAAGGCGAGCGGCGCAAGATCATCGCCGAGAACGCCGCGAACCTCTACCGCTACGCCTAG
- a CDS encoding SRPBCC family protein, which produces MRVARSRLIKAPVAQVWRAASALDDLPKWFSSVEAVQHTGGPAEGAGRRQLVSRTLYGRESRLTQEVTAWEQERRIALKHLEETVDGAKAGGVRDFHTIIAIRPIADRTEVTLAYEWRSPLGVSWLLSLFLAGRVMGKEQNASLKLLEKLAQGTS; this is translated from the coding sequence ATGCGCGTCGCCCGAAGCCGTCTCATCAAAGCGCCGGTGGCGCAGGTCTGGCGCGCCGCCTCCGCGCTCGACGACTTGCCCAAGTGGTTCAGCAGCGTGGAGGCCGTCCAGCATACGGGCGGCCCTGCCGAAGGCGCGGGTCGCAGACAGCTCGTTTCGCGGACGCTCTACGGGCGCGAAAGCAGGCTCACTCAAGAGGTGACGGCCTGGGAGCAGGAAAGACGGATCGCGCTCAAGCACCTGGAGGAGACGGTGGACGGCGCGAAGGCCGGCGGCGTGCGTGATTTCCACACCATCATCGCCATACGCCCCATCGCCGACCGCACGGAGGTGACGCTAGCCTACGAGTGGCGTTCGCCCCTGGGCGTCTCCTGGCTCCTCAGCCTCTTTCTTGCCGGGCGCGTCATGGGCAAGGAGCAGAACGCCTCGCTCAAGCTTTTGGAGAAGCTGGCGCAGGGAACATCGTAG
- a CDS encoding acetyl-CoA synthetase, whose product MPIATIVEAARKEGRTLLNEVEAKQILKEAGLSVVETRLAANKAEAQRIARELGFPVVMKILSPDIAHKSDVGGVKLGLKNEAEVAAAHDEMLAAVQRAAPNARIAGVSIQPMARQGTEVIIGMTKDAAFGPVLMFGLGGIFVEVLKDVAFRVVPLTQRDARQMVREIKGYPVLQGVRGQAGADVTKLEEAILKLSAFVDAHPEIKELDMNPVFAYRDGLAAVDARIVLEAA is encoded by the coding sequence ATGCCCATCGCAACCATTGTGGAAGCCGCCCGAAAGGAAGGCCGCACCCTCCTGAACGAGGTGGAGGCCAAGCAGATCCTGAAGGAGGCCGGATTGAGCGTTGTGGAGACTCGCCTGGCCGCGAACAAGGCCGAGGCCCAGCGCATCGCCAGGGAGCTGGGCTTCCCCGTGGTGATGAAGATCCTTTCGCCGGACATCGCGCACAAGAGCGATGTGGGCGGCGTGAAGCTGGGGCTGAAGAACGAGGCCGAGGTGGCCGCCGCGCACGATGAGATGCTGGCGGCGGTGCAGCGCGCCGCGCCCAACGCTCGCATCGCGGGCGTCTCCATCCAGCCCATGGCCAGGCAGGGCACGGAGGTCATCATCGGCATGACCAAGGATGCCGCCTTCGGCCCGGTGCTGATGTTCGGCCTGGGCGGCATCTTCGTCGAGGTGTTGAAGGACGTGGCCTTCCGCGTGGTGCCGCTGACCCAGCGCGATGCGCGGCAGATGGTGCGCGAGATCAAGGGCTACCCTGTGCTGCAGGGCGTTCGCGGGCAGGCCGGCGCAGACGTGACGAAGCTGGAAGAGGCGATCCTGAAGCTCTCCGCCTTTGTGGATGCGCACCCGGAGATCAAAGAGCTGGACATGAACCCGGTCTTCGCCTACCGGGACGGCCTGGCGGCGGTGGATGCGCGGATCGTGCTGGAGGCGGCCTAG
- a CDS encoding YvcK family protein translates to MASPSYNPCGFVELGRLILTLGGQMSPASTARAARRPPSQRELASKKIVVIGGGTGSFTILSGLKQYPAQLTAVVTMTDSGGSSGRLRDEFGVLPPGDLRQCLLALTPDDHARATLKSLFEYRFNKGNGLHGHSFGNLFLTVLTDVAGRTDKAVEEMGHLLGIKGRVLPVTLTDTNLCAELANGNTVVGEAHIDIRTVDPDVPIKRVYLQRKAQVLPETARAIAQADVIVIGPGDLYTSVIPNLLVSGVPEAIRRSKAKKVYICNLVTKHGETDGYTASRFIATVLKYLGDAKALDYALVNTAPVPARLAKKYAGERATPVAFDRAACERLVPNIVARPLLATNHYLRHDSAALAAAVIGFL, encoded by the coding sequence ATGGCATCTCCCTCTTACAATCCATGTGGGTTCGTTGAGTTGGGTCGCCTAATCCTCACCTTAGGTGGGCAGATGTCTCCAGCGTCCACGGCTCGGGCGGCGCGCAGACCCCCTTCTCAGCGCGAGCTCGCCTCCAAAAAGATCGTCGTCATCGGCGGCGGCACCGGCAGCTTCACTATCCTTTCGGGGTTGAAGCAGTACCCGGCGCAGCTCACCGCCGTGGTGACCATGACGGATAGCGGCGGCAGCTCCGGCCGCCTGCGCGATGAGTTCGGCGTCCTGCCGCCGGGCGACCTGCGCCAGTGCCTCCTGGCCCTCACGCCGGACGACCACGCCCGTGCGACGCTCAAGAGCCTCTTTGAGTACCGCTTCAACAAGGGGAACGGCCTCCACGGCCATAGCTTCGGCAATCTCTTCCTTACGGTGCTGACGGATGTAGCCGGCCGCACGGACAAGGCCGTGGAGGAGATGGGACACCTGCTGGGCATCAAGGGGCGCGTCCTCCCGGTGACGCTGACCGACACGAATCTCTGCGCGGAGTTGGCCAACGGCAACACCGTCGTCGGCGAGGCGCATATAGACATCCGCACCGTAGACCCGGACGTGCCCATCAAGCGCGTCTATCTCCAGCGCAAGGCGCAGGTCCTGCCGGAGACGGCGCGGGCCATCGCCCAGGCGGACGTTATCGTCATCGGCCCCGGCGACCTCTACACCAGTGTGATTCCGAACCTCTTGGTCTCAGGCGTGCCGGAGGCTATCCGCCGTTCCAAAGCGAAGAAGGTCTACATCTGCAACCTGGTCACCAAGCACGGCGAGACTGACGGCTATACCGCCTCCCGCTTCATCGCTACTGTCTTGAAGTACCTCGGCGACGCGAAGGCCTTGGACTACGCCCTCGTGAACACAGCGCCCGTCCCAGCGCGCCTCGCGAAGAAGTACGCCGGCGAGCGCGCGACACCCGTCGCCTTCGATCGCGCCGCCTGCGAGCGGCTCGTGCCCAACATCGTCGCCAGGCCCCTCCTTGCGACGAACCACTACCTCCGCCACGATTCAGCGGCCTTGGCCGCCGCCGTCATCGGTTTCCTTTAG
- a CDS encoding NAD-dependent epimerase/dehydratase family protein — MQRVAVTGVSGYIGAQLMARLAAHPSVEAIIGVDARPPRQSPPKLTFVRHDITKPFDGLFAQHRVDAAVHLAFVVAPTRREAWAARINVDGTRHFLRACGQGNLGYLLYLGSTSVYGAHADNPVPLTEDAPLRPNPRFQYARDKATTERLFDEYAKSHPNSKVTVLRGAPVMGPGGAKAIGAKVFQPVMVRMLGRNPPVQFLHEDDLIAILVMLLEREAPGTYNVAADGTVPYSRVAKMAKRPMIALPKSLLGGVMDLAWKLRLQQQSNSAGLDYIAYPWVASNEKLKQATGFRYRYTTEQTIESFLRQAKR, encoded by the coding sequence ATGCAGCGCGTCGCGGTCACGGGCGTCAGCGGCTACATCGGCGCACAGCTCATGGCGCGGCTGGCGGCCCACCCCTCCGTGGAGGCAATCATCGGCGTGGACGCCCGGCCGCCGCGGCAATCGCCTCCCAAGCTCACCTTCGTCCGGCATGACATCACCAAGCCCTTCGATGGGCTCTTCGCCCAGCACCGCGTGGATGCCGCCGTCCACCTTGCCTTCGTCGTCGCGCCCACGCGGCGGGAGGCCTGGGCCGCGCGCATCAATGTAGACGGCACGCGGCACTTCCTCCGGGCCTGCGGCCAGGGCAACCTCGGCTACCTGCTCTACCTGGGCAGCACCTCCGTCTACGGCGCCCATGCCGATAACCCCGTGCCGCTGACGGAGGATGCGCCCCTTCGACCGAACCCGCGCTTCCAGTATGCCCGCGATAAGGCGACGACGGAGCGGCTCTTCGATGAGTACGCCAAGAGCCACCCGAACAGCAAGGTGACGGTCCTGCGCGGCGCGCCCGTCATGGGCCCCGGCGGGGCCAAGGCCATCGGCGCGAAGGTATTCCAGCCGGTGATGGTGCGCATGCTGGGCCGCAACCCGCCGGTGCAGTTCCTGCATGAAGACGATCTCATCGCCATCCTGGTCATGCTGCTGGAGCGCGAAGCGCCCGGCACCTACAACGTCGCCGCCGATGGCACGGTCCCCTACAGCAGAGTGGCGAAGATGGCCAAGCGGCCCATGATCGCCCTGCCCAAGTCGCTCCTCGGCGGCGTCATGGACCTGGCGTGGAAGCTGCGCCTGCAACAGCAGTCGAACTCGGCCGGCCTCGACTACATCGCCTACCCGTGGGTCGCGAGCAATGAGAAGCTGAAGCAGGCCACCGGCTTCCGCTACCGCTACACCACAGAGCAGACCATCGAGTCTTTCCTGCGGCAGGCCAAGCGCTAG
- a CDS encoding 2-phosphosulfolactate phosphatase translates to MRLHVALTPAELKSLDLPQWRAVVIDVTRATSTISQAIASGAERIIPVASIAEARRVQRSLGEGALLGGERGGLRIPGFHLGNSPRDYTAKVVKGKTIVFTTTNGTRALKAAATAGETLIGAFLNQGAAVRRLARARGDIVLVCAGREGEPVPDDTACAGAFVERLLEAIGDAGPTEEAAQALALSERYRGRIAAALRESPSGKALIAVGLGRDLADCAKLDALKVVPALVRGEVVRLR, encoded by the coding sequence ATGCGCCTCCACGTTGCGCTGACGCCTGCCGAGCTGAAGAGCCTCGACCTTCCCCAGTGGCGGGCCGTGGTGATAGACGTCACCCGCGCCACCTCCACCATCAGCCAGGCCATCGCCTCCGGCGCGGAGCGCATCATCCCTGTCGCCTCTATCGCAGAGGCGCGGCGCGTGCAGCGCTCCCTGGGCGAAGGAGCGCTCCTCGGCGGAGAACGCGGCGGCCTGCGCATCCCCGGCTTCCACCTCGGCAATTCGCCCCGGGACTACACGGCCAAGGTGGTGAAGGGGAAGACCATCGTCTTCACCACCACCAACGGCACCCGGGCGCTCAAGGCGGCGGCCACGGCCGGGGAGACGCTCATCGGCGCCTTCCTCAACCAGGGGGCGGCGGTGCGCCGCCTGGCAAGGGCCAGGGGCGATATCGTGCTGGTCTGCGCAGGGCGCGAAGGCGAGCCGGTGCCGGACGATACGGCCTGCGCGGGGGCCTTTGTGGAGCGCCTGCTGGAGGCGATCGGCGATGCCGGGCCCACGGAGGAGGCGGCGCAGGCGCTGGCGCTCTCCGAGCGCTATCGCGGGCGCATAGCCGCCGCCCTGCGCGAATCGCCTTCGGGCAAGGCCCTCATCGCCGTGGGCCTCGGCCGCGACTTGGCCGATTGCGCCAAGCTGGACGCGCTGAAGGTCGTCCCAGCCCTTGTGCGAGGCGAAGTGGTCAGGCTAAGGTAG
- the crcB gene encoding fluoride efflux transporter CrcB, with protein sequence MLNVVLVGLGGAVGSMLRYGVSAWVMGGSKSFPYGTLAVNAIGCFAIGLILGLAETHDFINSHTRLLLTTGLLGGFTTFSAFGFETFALLRDDRLPAAFANIAVQLIVGLLAVWAGHQLSRAFGG encoded by the coding sequence ATGCTCAACGTCGTGCTGGTCGGCCTCGGTGGAGCCGTCGGCTCCATGCTGCGCTATGGCGTAAGCGCGTGGGTCATGGGCGGCAGCAAATCGTTCCCCTATGGGACGCTGGCCGTCAACGCCATCGGCTGCTTCGCCATCGGTCTCATCCTCGGCCTGGCGGAGACCCACGATTTCATCAACAGCCACACGCGCCTCCTGCTCACCACGGGACTCCTGGGCGGCTTCACCACCTTCTCCGCCTTCGGCTTTGAGACCTTCGCCCTCCTGCGGGACGACCGCCTGCCCGCCGCCTTCGCCAACATCGCCGTGCAGCTCATCGTCGGCCTCCTGGCGGTCTGGGCCGGCCATCAGCTGAGCCGAGCCTTTGGCGGCTAA
- a CDS encoding type II toxin-antitoxin system HicB family antitoxin — MKSYIFDVVIKEDRFESGERAFSASCPALKGCRSWGHTYEEALANIREAIELYIEDLVDAGKPVPTSQKRGVTVRDKPAVAVNVR, encoded by the coding sequence ATGAAATCCTACATCTTTGATGTGGTCATCAAGGAAGACCGGTTTGAATCAGGGGAGAGGGCCTTCAGCGCGTCATGTCCTGCGTTGAAGGGATGCCGCTCTTGGGGCCACACCTATGAAGAGGCGCTCGCCAATATCCGCGAAGCGATCGAGCTCTACATCGAGGACCTGGTGGACGCCGGCAAGCCGGTGCCCACGAGCCAAAAGCGCGGCGTGACGGTTCGCGATAAGCCCGCCGTAGCCGTCAACGTTCGATGA
- a CDS encoding type II toxin-antitoxin system HicA family toxin: protein MSQTPRGVSARQLVRALEADGFALRRSRGSHRIFSHPDGRRIVVAYHHPGDTFPIGTLKGIIHDAGWSDADLHRLGLLKG, encoded by the coding sequence ATGAGCCAAACGCCCAGGGGCGTCTCAGCGCGCCAGCTGGTGCGGGCCCTTGAGGCTGACGGCTTTGCCTTGCGGAGGTCGCGCGGAAGCCATCGAATTTTCAGCCACCCGGATGGACGGCGTATCGTTGTGGCCTACCATCATCCGGGCGATACCTTCCCCATCGGCACGCTGAAAGGCATCATCCACGATGCCGGCTGGTCTGATGCCGACCTGCACAGGTTGGGGCTGCTGAAGGGCTAA